In the Verrucomicrobiia bacterium genome, one interval contains:
- the yajC gene encoding preprotein translocase subunit YajC: MNLLNTGLILGMGQAPPPPGTQANPTAQTLGMVVPLVLMVVLFYFVLIRPQSKKQKEHAEMLKTVRPGDKIVTTGGVVGVIITVKEKTLSLRSGDAKFEITKAAIAEITERSGEAGG; the protein is encoded by the coding sequence ATGAATTTGTTGAATACAGGATTGATTCTCGGCATGGGACAAGCTCCGCCCCCGCCTGGCACGCAGGCCAATCCGACCGCCCAGACCCTCGGGATGGTCGTCCCTTTGGTTCTGATGGTGGTCCTGTTCTATTTCGTCCTCATTCGCCCCCAATCAAAGAAGCAAAAGGAGCATGCCGAAATGCTCAAAACGGTGAGACCAGGCGATAAAATCGTGACGACTGGCGGTGTGGTCGGGGTTATCATCACCGTTAAAGAAAAAACCCTTTCACTTCGCTCAGGAGATGCGAAGTTTGAAATTACCAAGGCCGCCATTGCCGAAATCACCGAGCGCAGCGGCGAAGCCGGAGGTTAG
- a CDS encoding ATP-binding protein: protein MTRFSSLRARLVGTVFLAVAPAWMFMYWLVKRTGSKQDLYWTLFSGGIGLLSLAAAWFGGERFVLRQVRILYRAARLLAGGHFSSRTGLASEHGEMGELARTIDGMAASLEEQVKEREQVEKNLLTRSLQQTVISALGQFALISDDFPTLLDQAVMLVCQTLEVEYCGIFELEPGGQTMVLRSGAGWNEGAVGHATVLTDPNTQLGVTLLAGEPVVVEDLASETRFGAAQFHLEHGVVSGITVAIVGQSEREVFGVLGAHTTHRRQFSGDEVHFLLAVATVLAMSVARRHAEATLQKLAAFAQLNPNPAMELDANGSLTYANEAAAKLAASIGKTDSGALLPVNIRSLVQTCLATADKPVSLETRLEGRSFSWAFYPVKSSQVVHAYIEDITDRLSLEAQLRQSQKMESVGQLAAGVAHDFNNMLTIIQGHAGMLLAKSGDKQDFFDSSQAIYFAAERAANLTRQLLMFSRKNVMQPALLDLREVVTHMTRMLERLLGETIYLEFLPPPELPLVQADAGMVEQVIMNLAVNARDAMPKGGILTISASPIEIHQGYMQSHPEARPGSFVCLRVTDTGCGMDAFTQTRIFEPFFTTKEVGKGTGLGLATVYGIVRQHEGWIEVFSEPGRGASFSVFFPASSQAAGPKALEATSSTPVRGGEETILIVEDEPVLRDMAHVILQDCGYHILEAASGRQALLVWEQHQQDIDLVLTDMVMPEGVSGMDLALKLIAAKPSIKIIFASGYSMDNLDTSFLTNGHALFLQKPYTHLSLAKAIRECLDRRAPAKAQLQAHAESTT, encoded by the coding sequence ATGACTCGGTTCTCCAGCCTGCGTGCTCGACTGGTAGGGACTGTGTTTCTGGCGGTGGCGCCGGCCTGGATGTTCATGTACTGGCTGGTCAAGCGAACCGGCAGCAAACAGGACCTGTACTGGACCCTATTCTCCGGCGGCATCGGTTTGCTGTCGCTGGCGGCGGCCTGGTTTGGGGGCGAGCGATTCGTCCTGCGCCAGGTCCGGATTCTCTATCGAGCGGCGCGCCTGCTTGCCGGAGGCCATTTCAGCAGCCGCACCGGCCTTGCATCCGAGCACGGTGAAATGGGCGAGCTGGCCCGGACCATTGATGGCATGGCCGCTTCACTGGAAGAACAGGTCAAGGAGCGCGAGCAAGTTGAAAAAAATCTCCTGACGCGTTCGCTCCAGCAAACGGTTATCAGCGCGCTGGGACAATTCGCGCTGATTAGCGATGATTTTCCCACGCTGCTGGACCAGGCGGTGATGTTGGTCTGCCAAACCCTGGAAGTGGAGTATTGCGGGATTTTTGAACTCGAACCGGGCGGTCAAACGATGGTGCTACGCTCCGGGGCAGGATGGAATGAAGGCGCGGTAGGCCACGCCACAGTCTTGACAGACCCAAACACACAGCTCGGTGTCACATTGCTGGCTGGCGAACCGGTGGTAGTCGAGGACCTCGCCAGCGAGACCCGTTTTGGCGCCGCGCAATTTCATTTGGAACACGGGGTGGTCAGTGGAATTACGGTGGCCATTGTGGGCCAAAGCGAACGGGAGGTCTTTGGGGTGCTGGGCGCTCACACAACGCATCGGCGCCAATTTAGCGGTGACGAGGTCCATTTCCTTTTGGCTGTGGCGACGGTACTGGCAATGTCCGTGGCGCGCAGGCATGCCGAGGCCACCCTCCAAAAACTGGCCGCCTTCGCCCAACTCAATCCAAACCCGGCAATGGAGTTGGACGCTAACGGCAGCTTGACCTACGCTAATGAGGCCGCCGCTAAACTCGCTGCCTCCATCGGAAAAACCGATTCCGGGGCGCTGCTGCCCGTGAACATCCGCTCACTGGTGCAGACTTGCCTGGCTACGGCGGACAAGCCCGTCAGCCTGGAAACCCGGCTCGAAGGCCGGAGTTTCTCCTGGGCGTTTTATCCGGTGAAGTCAAGCCAAGTCGTGCATGCTTACATCGAGGACATCACGGACCGGCTCAGCCTCGAGGCCCAGTTGCGGCAATCGCAAAAGATGGAGTCGGTCGGGCAACTTGCTGCGGGCGTTGCTCATGACTTCAATAATATGCTCACCATTATCCAGGGCCATGCCGGCATGTTGCTGGCAAAGTCCGGTGATAAACAGGATTTCTTCGATTCCTCTCAAGCCATCTATTTCGCCGCCGAACGCGCCGCCAATCTAACCCGCCAATTGCTCATGTTCAGCCGCAAGAACGTGATGCAACCGGCACTGCTGGATTTGCGCGAGGTGGTTACGCACATGACGCGCATGCTCGAGCGGCTGCTTGGGGAAACGATTTATCTGGAGTTCCTGCCGCCCCCGGAGCTTCCCCTGGTGCAGGCGGACGCAGGAATGGTCGAGCAAGTCATCATGAACCTGGCTGTTAATGCCCGCGATGCCATGCCCAAAGGCGGCATCCTGACCATCAGCGCCAGCCCGATCGAAATACACCAGGGCTACATGCAAAGTCATCCCGAAGCGCGGCCAGGCTCGTTCGTTTGCTTGCGAGTTACCGATACCGGCTGCGGCATGGATGCCTTTACCCAAACCCGCATCTTCGAGCCCTTTTTCACCACCAAAGAGGTCGGCAAAGGCACCGGTTTGGGCCTGGCCACCGTGTACGGCATCGTCCGGCAGCATGAGGGCTGGATCGAGGTATTCAGCGAGCCGGGGCGCGGTGCAAGTTTCAGCGTGTTTTTCCCTGCCAGCTCGCAAGCGGCAGGTCCCAAGGCCCTCGAGGCCACCTCCTCCACCCCAGTGCGGGGCGGGGAGGAAACAATCTTGATCGTGGAAGACGAGCCGGTGCTGCGCGATATGGCCCACGTCATTCTCCAGGACTGCGGTTATCATATACTCGAGGCTGCTTCGGGGCGCCAAGCCCTGCTCGTCTGGGAACAACACCAGCAGGACATCGATTTGGTTTTGACAGACATGGTGATGCCGGAAGGCGTCTCCGGCATGGACCTGGCCCTGAAACTCATTGCAGCCAAACCCTCGATCAAGATCATTTTTGCCAGCGGCTATAGCATGGACAATCTCGACACGAGTTTCCTCACAAACGGGCATGCGCTGTTTCTGCAAAAACCCTACACCCATCTGTCCCTGGCAAAAGCCATCCGCGAATGCCTGGATCGCAGAGCGCCGGCAAAGGCCCAATTGCAAGCGCATGCCGAGAGCACCACTTAG
- a CDS encoding proline--tRNA ligase gives MRWSQTLIPTLKETPAEAEIISHQLLLRAGLIRKLTGGLYTFLPLGLRALRKIEQIVREEMNRAGALEVLMPALQPPDIWRQSGRYETARDVLFKVRDRAKKEWVLGPTHEEVITTLVAGEINSYRQLPKNFYQIQTKFRDEIRPRFGLMRAKEFVMKDAYSFDASDEGAQQSYRKMYDAYARIFERCGLKTIAVEADTGVMGGKFSHEFMVPAETGENEVVICEGCRYAANVEKATSRSPQTALAGNPSGPTEKFPTPGVVTIEALTKQPFNVPAERQIKTLVYIAENKPVLVLLRGDDQLNEAKLAGMLGTTTFRSAETEEIFTALGAHPGSLGAVGMARYPVYADERLRGVLDMTTGANEDGFHLRNVSISRDIQVSGWADLRLVQPGEPCHVCGKPLRVQRAIEVGHVFKLGTKYSLALHALFLDEAGKQQPAIMGCYGIGVTRTLQAIIEQSHDPNGIVWPLSVAPYTVCITPLSVAAESAVMRCAETIYSELLARGVDVILDDRNDRPGVKFKDSELIGFPIRIGIGEKSLAKGQIELKPRAGSLMAVESGLAVDKTLELVKGTVTQPRSL, from the coding sequence ATGCGTTGGTCACAGACCTTGATTCCGACTTTGAAAGAGACTCCAGCGGAAGCGGAGATCATCTCGCACCAACTCTTGTTGCGCGCCGGCCTCATTCGCAAGCTCACGGGCGGTCTTTACACCTTTCTACCCCTGGGCCTGCGCGCGTTGCGCAAGATCGAACAAATCGTTCGTGAAGAAATGAACCGGGCGGGCGCCCTGGAGGTGCTGATGCCGGCCCTCCAGCCGCCGGACATTTGGCGGCAGAGTGGCCGCTATGAGACGGCTCGCGACGTCTTGTTCAAGGTGCGGGACCGGGCGAAGAAGGAATGGGTCCTGGGTCCGACGCACGAGGAGGTCATCACCACGCTTGTTGCCGGCGAGATAAACTCCTACCGGCAATTGCCTAAGAATTTTTACCAAATCCAAACCAAATTTCGTGACGAAATACGCCCTCGGTTCGGCCTGATGCGGGCCAAAGAATTCGTCATGAAAGATGCCTACAGTTTCGATGCAAGCGATGAGGGGGCGCAGCAGAGCTACCGCAAAATGTACGACGCTTATGCCCGCATCTTTGAGCGCTGCGGCCTCAAGACCATTGCGGTCGAGGCCGATACCGGGGTGATGGGCGGGAAGTTTTCGCACGAATTCATGGTCCCGGCCGAGACCGGCGAGAACGAAGTGGTCATTTGCGAAGGCTGCCGTTACGCCGCCAATGTCGAGAAGGCCACCAGCCGTTCGCCGCAGACAGCTCTGGCGGGTAATCCCAGCGGGCCGACCGAGAAATTCCCCACGCCCGGCGTGGTGACAATCGAAGCGCTCACAAAACAGCCTTTCAATGTGCCAGCGGAGCGCCAGATTAAAACTCTGGTTTATATTGCCGAGAACAAACCGGTGCTGGTTCTGTTGCGCGGTGACGACCAATTGAACGAAGCCAAGCTGGCGGGGATGCTTGGCACCACGACGTTCCGGTCCGCTGAGACCGAGGAAATCTTTACCGCGTTGGGGGCGCATCCGGGCAGCCTGGGGGCAGTGGGCATGGCGCGCTACCCTGTTTATGCGGATGAGCGCTTGAGAGGGGTTTTGGACATGACCACCGGCGCTAATGAAGACGGCTTCCACCTGCGCAACGTGTCCATAAGCCGGGATATCCAGGTCAGCGGCTGGGCCGATTTGCGCCTGGTTCAACCCGGCGAGCCCTGCCACGTTTGCGGCAAACCGCTGCGTGTCCAGAGGGCAATCGAGGTCGGCCACGTGTTCAAACTGGGCACGAAGTACAGCCTGGCGCTCCACGCGTTGTTTTTGGATGAAGCGGGCAAACAACAACCGGCAATTATGGGCTGTTACGGGATTGGCGTCACGCGCACGCTGCAGGCAATCATTGAACAAAGCCATGACCCGAACGGGATTGTCTGGCCGCTCAGCGTAGCCCCTTACACGGTTTGCATCACTCCGCTCAGTGTCGCAGCAGAAAGTGCTGTGATGCGCTGCGCGGAAACCATTTACTCAGAACTCCTGGCGCGCGGCGTTGATGTCATTCTCGATGACCGGAATGACAGGCCCGGGGTCAAGTTCAAGGATTCAGAGTTGATCGGCTTTCCAATCCGCATTGGGATAGGTGAGAAGTCGCTGGCCAAGGGGCAAATCGAGTTAAAGCCGCGAGCCGGCAGCCTGATGGCCGTGGAGAGCGGATTGGCTGTGGACAAGACGTTGGAACTCGTGAAGGGGACGGTGACCCAGCCGCGAAGTCTCTGA